The following DNA comes from Papaver somniferum cultivar HN1 chromosome 4, ASM357369v1, whole genome shotgun sequence.
TACTATCATTGTCTTCGTTAATATCTTTTCTACGTCTTTCATGGAAACTAAGATGGAATCTTCTTTGGACTGCACTATGGTGGAGCATTGTGAAACGGACCGGAACCTCCATGCATTTCAACATTTTTGTGCCGCAATCCTTTGACCCAGTCGAAACCTAAGTATGCTCCTCTTGTTGCTCCCTGTTCTCTATAGTGTCTTGGATATCCTCTAGTCATAATGGTGTGTCCTGCAAAATCTAAAGCAGTAAGAGCAGTGTAGTACACCAGGGTTTCAGGATCCTATAAAGTGCATATTTGGATCATTATTCCGAAACATTATCTTTAATCAATATCAATAGAGTAGAGGGAAGTATCTTTATCaccaatctctctttttttcaTACGACTGAATAATAGAATTAAGGATATGGTCCTACAAATGATGAACTTTGTTATGGTTACTTAGGTGTTGAGTGATATTGAGAGTAGTATTTCTAGCATTCAGATGAATGTGatcaaaaataaaatcacatTTAGCTTTCCAGATGTACCAGCAAGCAGTAGCATAAATGGTGTTATTGGATTGTGTGGATGCAGAGGTGAACCAAGAGTTTAATCAATGCAGGAAGTTTGTGGTGGAATAAAACTTTCCATGGGATGGTCCAAGAAGAAGATGCCAGACAGAAGTAGCAACATGACAGtttaagaacatgtgtgtcatAGTTTCCTCCCCACAATTGCAGATCAATGTAGTTAAGTATACTGGTAGTTTTTGCATTTGTGCGAAGGattccatgagcacatttccataaaaaaaattgtattattgGAGCAATATCCATGCTCCATAAAGCTTGCTATTTGTTGATTTCGACATCATTTCTATAGAGAGTATCCATTTTGGATATGTACAAGGATTTGACTGTGAAGTCTCCAGAATCAGTGAGATTCTAAGGATTTGATCCTATTCACCAGGATGAGTGTTAATATCCATAATAGCTTTGGCAGTGATAAGATTGAACCAATTATTAATACGAGGGGTATTCCAATCCCATTATGAAGAAGATGTTAAAGCACGAGGAGATCAGTAGGGTTGTTAGCAGGTTAGGTATTGGAGTATAAATAGTAGGAATCCATATGCCCTCCAAAATTTTGATGTTCTTACCATTTCCAATTCTCCAAGAGCCATGCTGCTGAATATTAGTGATGCCTTTCCAAATCTAAGAATCTCCATCTTTAGGTTTAGTTCTGTATTTAGGACATTTCTTCCAAATAGGTATTTAACATCCATGAGCTGGAACCAGAGAGAGACTTTGTGCTTTTCCAGTCGCCAACCAATCTTAGTGATCATAGCACCGTTGAAATGTTCCATATTCATGAAACCAGATCTCCCAGATCTTTAGGGTCGCACACAACAGTTCATGCTTTTGGATAGTATCCTTTTGGATCATTTAAGTTTTTATCTCAGAAAAAATCTCTTTGAAGCTTGTTTAGATCTTGACAAGTTTGTTTAGGGAGCTTGAAACAGTTTATCTGGTAGATGCTAGTAGTGGATGTGACAGAACTGATGTGGACATGTCTTCTAGCAGGGTTAAGTGGTTCATTCTTCCAACGGACAAGTATGAGTTTGAGCTTATCAACTCCAGGTTTGAAGGAGGTAATTTTGGTAAAGAGGGGATAACCAAGATATTTATCATTCAGCTGAAGGATTTGAACTCCCATACAGCTTCTAATGGTAATATTTCTTAGAGCAGGATcattattgttgttgaagaagatacCAGATTTACTGAAGTTGATTAAATGACTTAAAGTTTCACTAAATATCTGGAGAATATCTATTAGGTTTTGACTCTCAATCTTGTTGGTTTTGTACAAAAccatacaatcatcagcaaacatgAGATGGTTGATGGAGGCGAcattctgatgagtgccaaatattgcgtATTTCTACATCTTTTTATTGTCATTGAACtgatcttttgtgctctaattctctattttatttcaaattctgtatttttattgttttctagaaTAATTACGTTTATTTATTtactttgtgtttttaggtagtaagaaaagcttggatgaattgagaagcCAAAAGAGCTAAAAATTAGTGACAACGGAAGAGAGACAACGAAGTTCCCGCTAGAAGGCAGTTGTAAAGGAAGCATCGCGCAAAAAAATGTGCAATCCGTTTGCAACTTATCCGCAAGCATCTTGCAAAACCTAAAACTAGCAGTGGGCTTGAGAATTAGGCTTGAAGAAGACATGGGCCTAGAAGAAGATTTTCCAAGAGGACCCAAGACCCAAACCCGTTTCTGTACCCGAGAAATCAAATATGATACACCCGTTCAACACCCAGAAGCTGCTCAACATCCAACGACATCTCCGCAAGGTACATTAACATCTGAGGCATCCACCCAACACCGTAAcaccttttatttctttctttattcgaACAGAAACCAAAACCATCTCCATTTATTCTCTTCGTTCTCTACATCACCACTTGTAGCCCTCTTCCATCAAATCCATCTCCCCGATCATCTCTGCTCACAACCACCATCATAAACACGATTAAACTCTTAATATCTATCGCTCTCTCAATCTTATCCTTTTCCTTATCAAGAATAGTAACACTAGAAGCTGGGATTGAGAGAGATAAGATTAGGGTTATCTTCAACAGCTGGAAAAGTAGGCTTGCAGGGATGGATTGAAGATGGAAACTGTCAGAGAAACACCTTTTGGTGAGTTGGGTCCCTCTTAATTGTCGAATTAAAGATGAATAGAGataattttgtgtataaataggggttgATGCTTTGTAATTCGATATCCAATTTTAGCTGGATCAATTAGTCTTAATAATATTGTGTTTGCATCttgttcatcatgttctaatctcATTTGCTAGAGTTTAGATGAAGCCCTTTTGCTACTGCTAAGGTTATTCATGTTTGATTATTATTCTTGGTGTGCTTAAAATGGTATAGAAATGGTATAATTTGTGTGTCACGGTATATTGATTTCATCTTATTTGCTATGCAACATAGGTAGTTAGAATAACTCTGTGTTGTGCTTCAACTCATGCTTCATTGTTTAATTCGATTTGTGACTAGTTGttctgtaagaagacagctaatGATAGGGATTGATTACCTTAGTTGATATTAGATCATCCATTTAAGAATACCCTGGATAAAAGGCAGAATTGCATCTTCATCGGAGTCCATTACAAAGGGACAATAATAATATTTGAGTCGAATTAGCTTAGTAGAAGTTAGGAGGTGGATTCAATTTCCCTAGTCTCTTCCATTCAAGTGTTTACACCCTTGTTATTCACATCCTTTATTTATATTCTGTTTTACTATTTCAGTCAGTGCAAACATCTTATCGCATCGACACACAAACCCCCATTGTTGTTACTTCTTATTTGAACTATAGTTTGTTTTTAGTTATTTAATAACGCCATGGTAAGGAAGAAAAGTTTAAGAGAAAGTTTCAAGCAAAAAGGAATTGAAGAGTAAAATAGAGATTGTCAAGGTTCTCATAAATACAGATGTTCATCATCGCAGATGcaaattgaagattgaagattaaagatgaAGACGTTTCTATAGATGTTATGAGAGTGGTGATGACTttcgatcggatgtgaaggtaagtgagtaccCTCATCCTCGaataatgattgatttcctttcttagagatcatcagtaAAAGATTCTTATTTCCCATGATTTTGTGGAGGCTCCAGAAATTATTTCGAAAggttttccttcccaccattcaacgtatgCAGGATTTCTATCTTTATTCCTTCCTGCGCACATGAGAGACTAAAAAGCAGTCTTtgtgagtgcaattatcataaaaccatATTGGTGAGGTAGAAGTCGAGGCTTTTAATCACTCTCGAACCTGAATTCTTTCATAATGGCGTGGTTATTTCTGGCTCAGCTCTTAAGCATGAAAATGTGATCTTTGgtgtttctaacttcttattactagcatgcagaaactctatgtcctcataactcctTGGATGCTTTCGACATATCCAATTTCATACAACAAAATCTTGATTAATCTTTGTGATTTTCATGGAATGAAGTAATTCATGAGCAATGATGATATTATCTTGAATGTGTCAACCTTGAATGTAAGTTGTTTGAGTGGGAGAAATATGTTTGGGAAAAAGAGGTTTTAGTCTGTTTGAtaagatttttgagataattttataaCTTACATTGCATATACTAATTGGTCTATAATCAGCAGGTGTTTgagggtattgaattttgggaatCAATACTTGATAAGTATGATTGATAACCTTCAACatatttttatgaataaaaaAATGATGAACAATGGAAATTACCTCATTGCTAATAGTatcccaatattgttgataaaaGCCAGCTTGAAATCCATCATTCCCTGGTGAATCCCAAGGTCTTATGCTGAAAACAACATCTTTGATTTCTTGAGTATCTGGTAATCTGATAAGATTGTCATTTTCTTCATTAGAGATGCAAGGACTAAAAATTTGTACTGTAAAATTTATTGATTAAGATGAGGCTTTGAAGTAGTTGATATAGAAGTAAaatgtgagagaaaaacttgttcaaTTTTATTCTTAGAGTCATACCATAAACCCAGAGGAGCTTGAATAGCATTAATATTAGATCTTCTTTTGTTAAAATTGTATTCTTGTCAGCTTCTAAAAATTTATCACCAGCCTGCTGCATAAAGTATTCTTTTTGAACCGATAACCATTGTTGTAAGGAGTTACCAAGTTGAATGACTTTAGGATGTGTAGCAGGAATATAAGTGTCATGACAAACTTGAAGTTGAGACTGAATCGAATGCAGATTCTCTTCAATATTACTAAAAGATAATCTAACTCAGCTAACTTGAAAATCGGTAAGAAGGAAAACCTAAAATCTGATGATTCCAACTCTGATTAATAGTCTCTGTAcaagaagaaaatttgaaccaataCTTATACAACTTAAATGGCGAATGCTTACTAGAATGAGGAAAGTATGCAAAATGATTGGACTATGATCAGATGCTATAGGAACTAACTGCTGAAGAAAGGCATTAGTATAAGTGTTTATCCAATGAATATTAACTAAGGGTTTATCTAGTCTGACAGAAACATGAGCATCACCAGATCTATGATTAGACCAAGTAGTATATGAACCAGAATAACCATATCAATTAGGCCCGATTGTTGTACATAATCTCTAATATGAGTAGAATGATGAGAATTTTTAGCATGACTATTAGTTTCAGCATCATTCATGGTAAAATTTAAATCCCTAAAAAGAACCCAAGGAAGATTTTAATATGACTACTCATATGTAAGAGATACTGCCATTGGTTAGTAGTATCCAAAGCATTGTGAGCTCCATACATGAATGttatcaaaaaattagggttattaTCATGAATATGAAGGATAGAGTGTATAGTTTTAGAGGTTGTATGCATAATTTCTAAACCTACACCATTTTTCCATGCAGTAGCAATTCTACAAGAGAGACCAATGACTAGATAAGACCAAAAGTTAGGATATTTAGTATGAGTAAGATAAAGATGCATTTTCCAGttttgggctttggtttcagagaagaaaaaaatatcagggtCATACTGAGTCAAGCAAAATCTAAAATAATCTTGAGTATGAGGATTACCTATACCCTAACGGTTCCGGAATAAAATTTTCATGATGAAaaccaaagaaagaaaaaggaaaatcaagagaaaaaaaacaaagaaaataacagaaagaaataaataaaataggagaAAAGTAACAACCTATTGCCAAACATCAGTGTGATTTTGAGCTTCAAAAGCTTGAGCGGCAGCAATGTCACAGATAACATTTTGATAATCACTAATCGGAGAAAGATGAGAAGAAGCAGTATCTTGATTAACTATATCTTCCTGATATTAACTGGTAAAATATGATCTGAAATGTTCATAAAACAAGGTAGCTAATTATCCGCCAAAGGTGGTCTAATGTGGACAAGAATCCTGCTAAAGCACTAATCCAGGaaatttattttgttgtttgtCAATTCATAGAGAAAATTAAATTCGTTTTCAAAAACAAGGtgctacatcaaatgattaaagATCACTATACTTATCAGTTGCAGTGTAAATTAAGATTATTACCTAGTAAGTATATATTGCATGTACTCATAATGTTGTGCAACAAAACTTTGGCATTTGCTTCattgttattaatttattatcatgGGAGTGAGAcagtgagttaacataaatagagAGATCAATTACCCATACGAAAGGGTTTTCGCAGATAgacagactttttttttttttaaactctaaatccgcggttaatccgcatccggccCATGCAATCCGCTGATCCGCAAAGGTCAAATTCGCAGGTGATTGGGCTGGTtacggttcaattttccaaatccgcaatttTGACGGTTTACTTGCGGGTGagccctaatccgcaaccgtccatcCGCTGCACACCGAGGTCCCGAAAGATAGCTGTGAATCCTAAGAAAAGGAACCGGAAGAAAGACACATTAATCCACAATTCTGTAAGAACTCACGTGAGATTGATATCTTTAATGTGCATCAGCGTTGAACATGGTAAGCTAGAAAAAGTCGTAATGGACACACGGCTGTGCACATACAGATTTACTAGTCTCAGCCATGATGTACATGCATTGGGCAAACACTTGTTTTCTCTCATCAACTCTTGGAATAATTCTATATTTTTCGCAACTGTTTGAGAAATAAAATTTCTTATGTCTAGGAGTTGAGCTTTCTTAGAATTACAAGTTCCATTGTTTTCCTTGTAAAAAGAGGCCAAGTCATTGTAGTTTTTCATTATAAAATTTCCATTACACTTCTTCGACTTCCCTAGCTTTTTTTTTCTATTCATCACGCTCAATCAACAACAACTAGTATAAGGAGCCTTTAcatttttgatttacaatcaatcAACTGAAAATATGTCAGGTGAAGAAGCTGTTGTTATGGACATAGAGCTGGATGCTATATACTGTTTAATAATGTTTATGTGCATTACTTAcggtcttgttttttttttccaaaattgcTACATATAAATGGCAAACAGAAATCAGCATCACTAGACAAATCACTTTTAAAGAAATATCCACATGGAACACAGTTTGTGGTCAATGAAGAcagaaagaagaaggagaagcaacCAGAGAAAGACATCCTAGTTTACATAGTAGAATCTAGAATCCTATAAAAGTGAAACTCATCCAACAAGTCCAGTTTGAGTTGACAGATCAAAGTATCAGTACACTTATTTCATAAACCTCAGCACATATTTATTAAGCTCAACTTACGGATAATCTGGTTTCTACTTTCAATGCAGAGACTATTCTTACAGGTTTTCCCAACATTTGTTCACAGTAACGTTTGCTCCTAAGATAATAATAGTACATTGATGCATACAGCAAGTACATAGCATGAACATGATAGTCTCATGAATCTGCGAGTTGTGATGGAGTTGGCATTGGACTTCCAGATAAGTAAGATTTGATAACTGGATAGGCGAGGCTAGGTTTATACATTGGGATATCATGTCCAGCTCCTCTCACAGAGACAAAAGTGAGACCCTTGTACTCTTGAGTCCATCCTCCTACCTGTTAATTAAGTAGATTAAATTCATAAGAATTGGTTATCAGCTTATATAAATCCATGGATATATTTTTTAAAAGCATGCATTTCATATGATATAGCTTGTTGGGTTATGCACAGTTCTTGCACATGTTCCTTTTGCTAGGTTTATACAAATGAAGTAATCAAGTATATGCAGTAGCATGGCATTTGATCTTCTTCAGATATCTTAAATGGACAAGTCTAACTCGACCTGATGACCTTTTCTTCACTACTAATCTACTTGTTATTTTCATGCTTTATACCAGCCTACATGCCCCCAAATCTGGACAATAAAAATCAATCCTATATTCACCTCTAAGTAGTTAGGCAGAACGACATGTCTAACCATGGGATAAGAAAAAGCTGGTGTAGGTGGGAACTGCGGAGAACATATAGTAAAAGTAGGACTGAAATATCCTTCCCCATTTTGTGTAGCATGTAAGCATTCCAAATGCAATTGCGTCAATCCGGCACAATAAGAAAGGACACAGAGCCATAATTACAATAACAGTAGAGACACACCATTCAAAATCAAAGGTGTAAATGTTAATGACCAAGTTATGATATCTTACACGAAAACAATATTTGACATGGTTTCTTTTGAGCGGAAACTTAATGAAGAAAACGAATTAGTAATAATATATTCAAGTTTACTTTTCACATGAGAACTTCTAGTCTCTAGATTATGCGAGCGAGATCACTTACACAACTCGTAAACTATACAGAGATTCCTAAGGAAGTATGAAAAACTCATAATGCACCAATTTTCTTCCTTATTTGTGAAGCTTATGTTTACTTTCCTTGCCATAGGAAATACTTAAGGAATACAAATGCGACATAGAGGAAACATATTTTCAAGAACAATGTTCTGCATAAATTTTTGGAGAGTGCTATGATTATATTTCTACTCCTAGAGAAAACAAAAGGATGAAAATGTATTTAAAACAACCATACCTGTCCATCATCATACCAAGCATGGAAAGGAGTGATTGTTGGAAGCTTGAGAGCGTTTATATTGTAGCGGGTGGATGTTACTGAAGCTAGAGAATCAGTGTCTCCGCTGATTGACCCAAACCAAAAGAAAGAGGACATTAGTGCACTATTCATATTTTCAGGATTATGCAGAAGCTACATATGTGACCTGAAAAACTTTGATTACacatttaaggaaaaaaaaatccctgATAAGAACATAAACTCGTTTAGTGCATCAATGTTTCATAAATTTAAGGTTTTAAACTTGGTGCGTCCTTGTTACATGGATAGACATGCTTCTAATTCCAGAGGCTGACTATCATGAAAGCAAAAAACTAGCAATGAGAAACAGCATCAAGTGTTTTGAAGCACCTGAGCATCCAGATGCGAAGTCCTAAATGTATCAGCTTGTGATAAATAGGTAGCACTGACGTTGCAGAGTCCTTCCAGTGCTGGTCAATAAAGCCCCTTCAAAATATAGCCAAGAATGTGTTATTACAGAAAAAGTCCACACAACTTTCTTTACATTCTGTCAGCATTGTTATCATCTTTGcccaaccaacaaaaaaaaaggtggTATTAAACAAAGAACAAAATAAATAGGTGATATTATCATATGGGCAGTACTTGCAAGTTTCCCATGCAGATGCAACTCCCTCTGCATCAGCATGAAGTGCCTTTTGAACCTCGGGTCGGTTAAAATAAGCAGTTGTGTGGCCCTCAATGCATGGGTCATACTCTTCATGGATTTTCCCAACCTTCTTCTGCAAACATATGAGTTTCTACATTAATATATTGAAAACAAGATTCACAATATTGTCACATTACATTTTGTACCACACATTATCCTAACTAGTACCAGGAAAAAGACTGAAAATAAATCACGAAATCACAAGAAACATAATAACTCTTATGAAATTCAAACTTACGAACAATCTTTTAAGTAGCATTTTTGATTGAGTAGAAGTGCCTGTGCAAGAAGGAGCAAACACGCTGTATGAGTCAATGTCACCCATTTCTTTGCTGGCCTGTTCAAGAAGAGTCTGACACTTGGATGAAACATGTTCATATGATTGAGAGAGACAAGATGTGTTCAGAAGGTTGTATGTGTTATCGGATATCAATCCGTTGGTCCACATATACTGGAAAGATCCCAAGTGATTATAGTAGTCGTCAGTCAAACCGTTTCCTACCTGTATTTTACAAAGGTTTTTATTAAGATTAATGATCAGAACATTTTACCATTATTGCGAAAAGATACAATATAGTGTTGAAGGAAAGACGTGGAGAGATTTACCATGATTCCCTTCAAATTTATCGATTTATCTCCTGTTGATTTATGGAACCTCACAATGGCTTCAGCTAACTGAGGAACGTAGTGCCCTATAAGTATTTCCAATTTTTAGATTTCATTCCATACACACGACTAATTAACAGGCGAAGTTCCATTCCTATTAAATAACTATCAATGTCAAAGGATTGAGATCATTTTAAATAGTGAGCAACCCAATTTGGATTAGCCATAGACTTAATCCCATATAGCGGTCCACATTATAAAATGGTAAGGATATCCATTTGACGAATCATAAAAATCCTCTTTGCACTATACACTACAAGTTCGATGAGTTACCAAACAGGAGTTTCATGCTATGCTCAGCTATCATCAGAAAGAAACTAATCAACATCAGCAGCAATAACATGCCAACAGCATAAGAAAGCTTTATCACCTGCGTAGCTCTCTCCTACGATGTAGAACTCCGTGTCTTTGTATTGAGGAAACCGCTCTAACCACTTCTGTAGAAATATCAGGTTGTCCCGGGCTGCATAAACAGGAATTAACCATGTCAAGAATAATTCAGACACTTGTCAAGAATAATGCTAAAAAGGATCGATATTTAGGAATCATAAGTGAACAGCACCTGTCCTCTCATCTCCATTTTCCAACAAATCATCGGAGTTTTTGGAGTAAGAATATCCAGTTCCGACTGGAGTGTCAATGAACAGAAGATTGGCCACTGCGGAAATCACAAGTTAGTTGACATGAGTATATTGTTGAAACTACACAACTAATTCAAACTATGTTATATTTAGAATCATAACAAAATTTGGTAAATCTACTCACTTTGATTCCAAGAGTAAGGATTCAGATAAATTGTCTTTCCATCTTCCTTGACGCGGAAAGGGCCAATCTCCATTGCCTCGCCATAACCAACCGAAGAACATCCAGGCCCTAATGTACAAAATACCAATCACAGATCACACACCCACAGTCCAAAAATAATTCTAACCAATGTAAAATACTAAAGAAATCACATATGGCATGTCTTGGAAAATGGAAGTGAAAATGTCATACTCAAAAGCCCTAACTTCCCAATCATATCTAACACAAATGTTCAGATAAACCCACCAAAGTTTAAAGGAATCAATCAATAAAACATGGTAAGAGCTAACAGAAACAAGAACTGGATAATTTCTTGAAATGAGAAAATAAATCTGCAAGAATTACCTCCATTGAGCCAAAGAACGAGAGGTTTAGAAGAAGGTTCTGTAGTGGCTTCAACAAACCAATAAAAGAAATTTCTTCCTGCATCTTCATTGACTGTGACATACCCAGAGTAATGTTCAAACTCAACATTGAAATACTGTCCAGGGAGGTGATTAACTTTATCTAGTTTTTGTTGGTCAACTGGGTTTAACTTAAAACTACCACTAACACTATTCCTAGTACTAATGCAACTCTTTAAAGTCGCAATGAGTAAGAATAACTGAAGAAACAAAACCCATGTctgtttttccatttttttggatTTGAGAGTTTGAAGTTGAAGTTGGTATTACATGTGATGGGTTTATCTTGTTTATATTTGACCAAGTATTGGATCTAAGTTGGTAGTATCATGTTGAGATTCTCTGAGAATGTCTGGGGAAAATAAATTTAAGATTTAAGAGTGTTCACCTGCTCACTGCTCACTGTTGAGAGTCTGGAAATAGTCCAGTGGTAACTAATGCagacaatatttatatttattggaCTTTTTTAGGAGGATGGTGTGCACTATGCAGTTAAGGTGTACAACGACAACACTGTTAAAAATGGGAATGTGTCGAGATTGTTTATATAGGGCATGTGGCAGCTAGCGGAACATATAAATGTTATAGGCTGAGCTCAGTTGAGTGAACCCCACAACGTGTAAAACGTGGCAAAGCCAGTAAAAAGTAGCACATCTTTGAAATATCAATGgtcatttatgttttttttttctttgaagtaTCAATAGTCATTTGTGTTTACTTGATTTTTgtattgcttcaaaaaaataaaaaataattgattTGTATTTTAAGTTCTTGAATATACAGGTTAGGATAAATAAATAGAGTCGAAGACTTTTTAGTGTTGGTGAATTGggaagaaaaaatttaaattcaagtttgtcttgtttaattttttGAAATATGGTTCAAGCAATATGTGTTTAATATAAGTCACAAACTTAGCTAAGAAGGATTTATTGTTCATCATCTATATcaattcaagttaatcatttgaaaattgtccAATCAATGATGTTTATCATCTATGGCGATTTGGAAAGTTTCTAATCGATTAAAGAGAGTTTGCACAACTACTGAAATGTACACGTACCATTGATATTTGAGTTCCGGAGTAGGG
Coding sequences within:
- the LOC113275523 gene encoding serine carboxypeptidase II-2-like: MEKQTWVLFLQLFLLIATLKSCISTRNSVSGSFKLNPVDQQKLDKVNHLPGQYFNVEFEHYSGYVTVNEDAGRNFFYWFVEATTEPSSKPLVLWLNGGPGCSSVGYGEAMEIGPFRVKEDGKTIYLNPYSWNQMANLLFIDTPVGTGYSYSKNSDDLLENGDERTARDNLIFLQKWLERFPQYKDTEFYIVGESYAGHYVPQLAEAIVRFHKSTGDKSINLKGIMVGNGLTDDYYNHLGSFQYMWTNGLISDNTYNLLNTSCLSQSYEHVSSKCQTLLEQASKEMGDIDSYSVFAPSCTGTSTQSKMLLKRLFKKVGKIHEEYDPCIEGHTTAYFNRPEVQKALHADAEGVASAWETCKGFIDQHWKDSATSVLPIYHKLIHLGLRIWMLSGDTDSLASVTSTRYNINALKLPTITPFHAWYDDGQVGGWTQEYKGLTFVSVRGAGHDIPMYKPSLAYPVIKSYLSGSPMPTPSQLADS